TAGTGCCGGCCATCATGTATGAACTTCATTTCTGGAAAGTAACGAACAATGACTTATCGAGCTTTGTCTATGAAATTATCATCTCGCTGGATGGGATTTCAGGCATTGGCGATCCAGAGCAGCTGTGCGTGTTTAAGCGCACCAATTCTGGTGACGCCTGGACAGATGCAGTCGCAAGCGGCGTCTCCATCGTTTATGATTCCGACCGGAACGCGCTGATCATCAGCGGGCTGACCTCGTTCTCGGAATTTGCGATTGGTTCAGCCGGCGGCGACAATCCGCTACCGGTAGAGCTAACGAGCTTCAGCGGTACATCAACCACAGCGGGTGTCGCGCTGAATTGGAAGACCGCGTCTGAAACCGACAACGCAGGTTTTGTGCTGTATCGCAACGGGGTAAAAATCGCGTCATACCAGGATGCGACCGCGCTAAAAGGCCAAGGCACGACGAGCAATGCCACGAGCTACAGCTTTGTAGATTCAGATGTGGAACTGGGCGAAAGCTACACATATAAACTCACAAGTGTAGATAACTCAGGTGAGATTTACGAATATTCAGAAACGGTAAGCGTGGAAATAAGGGAAACGGTGGAAAGCGAGACGAAGGCGACGGAATACGCGCTGGATCAGAACTATCCAAATCCGTTCAACCCGAGCACGACGATTCGCTTCAGCTTGAAGGAAGCAGGAAAAGTGACGTTCCGAGTATTTGATATGTTAGGACGGGAAGTATATAGAGAAGTGAAGCAAGGGCAAGCCGGAGAGAACCCGCCGATAGTGTTTGAAGGGACGAAGCTAAATAGCGGGGTATATTTCTATCAGATCAACGCCAACGGGTATTCAGAGACGAAGAAAATGATGCTCTTGAAGTAAGGGAATGCGTATTTCAAATCGAGTAAAAAGGGACTTCTAAGAAGTCCCTTTTTTAGTTCACCACGCCACGCAGTTATCAAAATTTGACAAGGTTCTTTTTTGTGATCGGTAGTGAAGACGAAGACTGGCTTTTAGCGCCCTTCGTCTCCGCTCGGAACGACAGATTAAAAATGTTCAATTAATGACGGAATTTGATTCTATCATTATTCTCGAGTTTTACTATAAAACACAAATCACTTGCACCTTTCTTATTTTTAGCTTAATTTTACTGATAGTGTTATTGCTATATGTTCTCGTTATCTCTAATAATGTACATTATCCACCCGTATCTGTTTTTTATAAAAACGGAGTTCCATGTCTCATCACCCGGGATATCCTTTTTATTCAATCAAAAATCAATTCATCATGAAACAGAAGTTATTTTTTGTACTGTTTGCGCTGCTTTTTTGGGGAGTGGGCGCGCAACGCCTCGTGGGGCAAACGCTTGGCACCAACTTTGCCGGTTCCAACGCAATAACCGCCGATAAAAACGGAAAGGTCTATACTTGGGGGAATGGCAGCTCAGGCCAACTGGGCAACAACTCTACGACCAATAGCACGGTGCCGGTAGATATCTCGAGTTATGGCGATCTTTCAGGCAAAACCATTGTGGCCGTCGCAGGGGGAAGCAGCTATAGCATCGCTTTGGACGATGCAGGAAAGGTCTATACTTGGGGGTATAACTACAGCGGCCAACTGGGCAACAACTCTACGACCACTAGCTTGGTGCCGGTAGATATCTCGAGTTATGGCGATCTTTCAGGTAAAACCATCGTGGCCGTCTCTGCGGGAGCTCAGCACTGCATCGCTCTGGACGACGCTGGGGAAGGTCTATACTTGGGGGTATAACGACAACGGCCAACTGGGCAACAACTCTACGACCAATAGCACGGTGCCGGTAGATGTGTCCAGTTATGGGGCCATTTCAGGCAAAAACATCGTGGCCATCGCAGGGGGAGGCAGCTATAGCATCGCTTTGGACGATGCGGGAAAGGTCTATACTTGGGGGAGTAGCGAGTATGGCGAACTGGGCAACGGAACATCGGGAACAGAAATGAACTACGAGACTGGGGACGATGAAACGGCGCATAGCACGGTGCCGGTAGATATCTCAAGTAAAGGGGCCATTTCAGGCAAAACCATTGTGACCATTGCTGCGGGGTACTATAACGGCATGGCAATAGACAATGCGGGAAAGGTCTATACTTGGGGGTCTAACGGCAGTGGCCAACTGGGCAACGGAGAATCGGGATACGATGAGTATGGGGACGCACTAATTAGCAATATTCCTGTAGATGTGTCCAGTTATGGGGCCATTTCAGGCAAAACCATCGTGGCCGGCGCTATGTCAAACGGCCACACCCTTGCTTTGGACGACGCGGGAAAGATCTATACTTGGGGGTCTAACAACTCTGGCCAACTGGGCAACAACTCTACGACCGCTAGCTCGGTGCCGGTAGATATCTCGAGTTATGGGGCCATTTCAGGCAAAACCATCGTGGCCGTTGCTCCCCTCGGACAGAGCAGCAGTATGGCGATGGACAGTGAAGGAACAGTCTATACTTGGGGGGCTGGCCACATTGGCCAACTGGGCAACAACTCTACGACCAATAGCACGGTGCCAATATTGGCATCCGGTTTATCGCTTGATGCGGGAGCAGCAGCGCCAGCCGATCCGAGCTCATTAACGGCGACGGCTAACGGGGAAACCCAAATCGACCTTGCCTGGACAGGCGATAGCCCGAAGTTCCGCGTTCTGATGAAATCCGACACCAGCTCAACCAGCGCCACCGACGGGACAATCATTTATGAAGGCACGGACAAATCGTATTCCAAAACCGGCTTAACCGCCGACCAAGCGTATTTCTTTGCCGTCTATGGCATGAATGAAGCTGGCGACGCCTTTTCCGATAATGCGCAGAAAGCCGTTGCTTCAACAAAAATCGATGCTGACGGCGATGCCGAAGGCGGGTGGCTGGCCGGTGAAACGGGCGAATTTGACGCACAGAGCGACGCCGGGATCAAAATAGAATTCACCACCGGCAACAGCGGCGATGTCGTGCTAAACATCGTCAAAAACGAATCCGACCCGGGCGAAGGCGCAGGCATTGACCCAGCCGGCGTCGAGCAACTCAAACCGCGCTACTGGACGGTGACCGCTACCGGCACCGCCGACGGCACTTACACGATCACACTGGACTTTACAGGCGTTATCACAAGTTGCGACGGCCTGACCTTCTTGAAGCGTAGCGATGCAAGCGATACATGGAAAGACGTCACGACGCTCGGCGGTTCGGTCAATACGGCTGCTTGTCCGGTCGTCGTCATCAGCGGGCTAACCGGATTTTCCGAATTCACGGTCGGCGGCCCTGCCGACGAGGCGCTGCCGGTTGAACTCTCAAGCTTCAGCGGCGCATCCACCAACGCGGGCATTGTATTGAACTGGAAAACCGCTTCTGAAAAAGACAACGCTGGTTTTGTCATTTCACGCAACGGCTCAGAAGTCGCTTCTTATCAAAACGCCGCCGCACTGAAAGGCGCCGGAACAACAAGCAGCGAAACGAGCTACAACTTCGTTGATTCAGACGTGACTCTCGGCGAAACATACACTTACAAACTCGTCAGTGTTGATTTCAGCGGCGAGCGTCATGAATATTCACAAACCGTAAGCGTAGCCATCACCGAAGTAGTGGAAAGCGAAACGGAGACGAAGGCGACGGAATACGCGCTGGAGCAGAACTATCCGAATCCGTTCAACCCAAGCACAATGATTCGCTTCAGCTTGAAGCAGGCGGGAACCGCAACGCTGAAAGTCTTTGACATGCTTGGGCGAGAGATGTTCAGCAAGCAGATCACGGGCAGTGCCGGTTGGAATTCCTATCAGTTCAATGCCAGTGGCCTGAACAGCGGGGTATATTTCTACCAAATCAAGGCCAGTGGATATTCGGAGACGAAGAAAATGATGCTCTTGAAGTAAGGCAGTGGTGTAACCAAAAAGCGCAAGGCAGGGAAAATCCCTGCCTTGATCATTTAGAGCCGAACCGATTATTTATAAAATGTTGCGATTTCGCAGTAAGCCGAGATAACTTGCCGCACTTGTTTTCATCTGTTGCGCTTCAATCTGTGACCCTATAATGCGAAAAGAAGGCTCGCTAACCCTAATGAAAAGCATAGAATTTTTCTTCAATTCTTTTCGATTTTAATCAGTTTTATTGTATCTTTTCGGTTCAATTTAGTCGTTCATCGGGTAAGATGTCATTCTTTTGGCCTGCCGGCTCCCCAAAACGACACAACTAATCAAAAAGTAGCCGGCCTAAAAACAAGCGGCGTCAGTTTCCGCAAAGATTTTGCAAGGTTTTCTTTTCTCAATTTAAGAACTAAAAAACGGCTTGTACACTGTCTGCATGTAAGCGGGTATTGTACAGTTCATTTATTTTTATGTCTGAAACTTTAGCTGATTCAGAATTGATAAAATTGACATTGCCAAACGGCGATGTTAGAGCGTATCCAAAAGGCGTTACAGGTTCAGAAGTCGCTGCTTCAATCGGCAAGCGACTTGCAGAAGATGCGCTTGCCATCAAGTTTGGTGGGAAATTAAAAGACCTGGCGTTTCCAATCCAGCAAGACGGCGCGATTGAAATCGTCACATTTGATAGTGATGAGGGCAAAGCGCTTTATTGGCACAGCTCCAGCCACTTAATGGCGCAGGCTATCGAAGAGCTGTTTCCGGGAACAAAATTTGGCGCAGGCCCATCTATCGAAACCGGTTTTTATTACGATGTGGCTTCCGAACATCGCTTTAGCGAAGCGGATTTGCGAGAAATTGAGGCGCGAATGCTCGAAATCAGCAACCGCGATTTGCAAATTCAGCGCGAAGAGCTTTCCCGCGAGGCAGCCATCGAATATTTCAAAACCCGCCGTGAAGATCCGTTCAAGGTTGAAATTTTGGAAGACACGCTCAAAGACACGCCAGTGGTTTCGATTTATCATCAAGGTGAATTTTCCGATCTTTGCAGCGGGCCACATTTTAGCAGCACCTCCAAATTGAAGGCCGTTAGGCTCACAAGCATTTCCGGTTCATTTTGGCGAGGCGATGCTTCGCGTCAGCAAATGCAGCGCATTTACGGCGTATCGTTTCCTTCGGA
Above is a window of Chloroherpeton thalassium ATCC 35110 DNA encoding:
- a CDS encoding RCC1 domain-containing protein, with the translated sequence MAIFQVKPSWPSLRELSTASLWTTLGKVYTWGYNDNGQLGNNSTTNSTVPVDVSSYGAISGKNIVAIAGGGSYSIALDDAGKVYTWGSSEYGELGNGTSGTEMNYETGDDETAHSTVPVDISSKGAISGKTIVTIAAGYYNGMAIDNAGKVYTWGSNGSGQLGNGESGYDEYGDALISNIPVDVSSYGAISGKTIVAGAMSNGHTLALDDAGKIYTWGSNNSGQLGNNSTTASSVPVDISSYGAISGKTIVAVAPLGQSSSMAMDSEGTVYTWGAGHIGQLGNNSTTNSTVPILASGLSLDAGAAAPADPSSLTATANGETQIDLAWTGDSPKFRVLMKSDTSSTSATDGTIIYEGTDKSYSKTGLTADQAYFFAVYGMNEAGDAFSDNAQKAVASTKIDADGDAEGGWLAGETGEFDAQSDAGIKIEFTTGNSGDVVLNIVKNESDPGEGAGIDPAGVEQLKPRYWTVTATGTADGTYTITLDFTGVITSCDGLTFLKRSDASDTWKDVTTLGGSVNTAACPVVVISGLTGFSEFTVGGPADEALPVELSSFSGASTNAGIVLNWKTASEKDNAGFVISRNGSEVASYQNAAALKGAGTTSSETSYNFVDSDVTLGETYTYKLVSVDFSGERHEYSQTVSVAITEVVESETETKATEYALEQNYPNPFNPSTMIRFSLKQAGTATLKVFDMLGREMFSKQITGSAGWNSYQFNASGLNSGVYFYQIKASGYSETKKMMLLK
- a CDS encoding RCC1 domain-containing protein, with amino-acid sequence MSHHPGYPFYSIKNQFIMKQKLFFVLFALLFWGVGAQRLVGQTLGTNFAGSNAITADKNGKVYTWGNGSSGQLGNNSTTNSTVPVDISSYGDLSGKTIVAVAGGSSYSIALDDAGKVYTWGYNYSGQLGNNSTTTSLVPVDISSYGDLSGKTIVAVSAGAQHCIALDDAGEGLYLGV